The following coding sequences lie in one Phyllopteryx taeniolatus isolate TA_2022b chromosome 4, UOR_Ptae_1.2, whole genome shotgun sequence genomic window:
- the LOC133476454 gene encoding uncharacterized protein LOC133476454, translating into MRNLHTLFLLPLLGGSIASHLLLNGPDMAYLGSRVVMQCIAPDFSPPVTYELRRDGLLISVRTHLQDNQSASFLLKVTVRSEGSYRCEAKTEGRTRLSNSIRLSVVTPASNTRVNSDPFPAVLYEGSRMVLSCDVAKGSHLSYTWFFNRMQVTSATSPQLHITGNKLVMERATPQHAGYYGCMAWSRLRDDQRFSSSSDVKVAIKVHLLKPEISLSIFKEGTRYRGNVTCWASRGTPPVNFSLSVDDKVVTSVIAFDSVSAWFSVAVVPGLDMGVARCLVKNEVQELLSEPLTLELVPVGGDVNVEVEYLYRSDSKLAAARLTCHVSRGSFPLFSWLLNESTLPSETQMDSYLRHIRPHYALLDWRRTLILAKVDPEEAGYYRCRARDRYDDSGAWLDSGAVLIQVKDLMLDNTPRETASPETSPMTTEIIAIIFCSFLLLTLAVSSYCVYMMIDNQKGLHPSSAPNATSDELPLSIPIFHLEGKQADTCVSGGSINTQILEMADR; encoded by the exons ATGAGGAAtttacacacactttttttgttgccaCTTCTGG GTGGATCCATAGCTTCTCACCTGCTACTCAATGGTCCTGACATGGCGTACCTTGGTTCACGAGTGGTTATGCAATGTATTGCGCCCGACTTCTCTCCACCAGTCACATATGAACTGAGAAGGGACGGTCTCCTGATAAGCGTGAGAACACATCTCCAAGACAACCAGTCTGCCTCCTTTTTACTGAAGGTCACTGTGAGATCAGAAGGGTCGTACCGTTGTGAAGCAAAGACCGAGGGACGCACAAGACTGAGCAACAGCATCAGACTGAGTGTAGTTA CTCCAGCATCAAATACCAGGGTGAACTCTGACCCCTTTCCTGCAGTCCTATACGAGGGTTCCAGAATGGTTTTGAGCTGCGACGTTGCAAAGGGCTCCCACCTCTCCTACACCTGGTTTTTCAACAGGATGCAGGTTACCTCTGCTACCTCTCCTCAGCTACACATCACCGGGAATAAGCTTGTGATGGAAAGGGCGACTCCACAGCACGCTGGGTATTATGGATGTATGGCATGGTCCAGGTTGCGGGACGACCAAAGGTTTTCCAGCAGCTCAGACGTCAAGGTGGCAATCAAAG TCCATCTTTTGAAACCCGAGATCTCGCTTTCCATCTTCAAAGAGGGAACGAGATACCGTGGTAACGTGACCTGCTGGGCGTCCAGAGGAACTCCTCCGGTCAACTTCTCTCTTTCAGTGGATGATAAAGTGGTGACCTCGGTTATAGCTTTTGACTCTGTCAGTGCCTGGTTCAGTGTAGCTGTGGTGCCCGGGCTGGATATGGGCGTGGCTCGGTGTTTGGTGAAAAATGAGGTGCAGGAGCTGCTGAGTGAACCTCTGACACTGGAATTGG TCCCAGTTGGAGGTGACGTAAACGTTGAAGTTGAATATCTCTACAGATCGGACTCCAAACTGGCTGCGGCCAGACTGACATGTCATGTCAGTCGAGGGTCTTTTCCTTTATTCTCTTGGCTTTTGAATGAGTCCACTCTTCCTTCTGAGACACAAATGGATTCCTATCTTCGGCATATCCGGCCTCACTATGCCTTGCTGGACTGGAGACGTACTCTTATTCTGGCCAAGGTGGACCCCGAGGAGGCGGGGTATTACCGATGCAGGGCCAGGGACAGATATGACGACTCTGGTGCCTGGCTGGATAGCGGAGCTGTCCTAATCCAAGTCAAAG ACTTGATGCTTGACAACACACCCCGAGAAACAGCTTCTCCTGAAACATCACCAA TGACCACGGAGATCATTGCCATAATATTCTGCTCCTTTCTCCTCCTAACTTTGGCAGTCAGCAGCTACTGTGTGTACATGATGATTGACAACCAAAAag GTCTTCACCCCAGTTCAGCACCAAA TGCCACTTCCGATGAACTGCCTTTGTCTATACCTATCTTCCACTTGGAGGGCAAGCAGGCTGATACATGCGTATCAGGCGGCAGTATAAACACTCAG ATTTTGGAGATGGCTGATAGATGA